Proteins from one Juglans microcarpa x Juglans regia isolate MS1-56 chromosome 6S, Jm3101_v1.0, whole genome shotgun sequence genomic window:
- the LOC121236698 gene encoding LOW QUALITY PROTEIN: universal stress protein PHOS34-like (The sequence of the model RefSeq protein was modified relative to this genomic sequence to represent the inferred CDS: inserted 1 base in 1 codon): MYEVLLENAKSSDPQLPTIKXHHPASPRHYSSLSAALTSTPTAGARCKIGVAVDLSDESAHAVRWAVQHYIRPGDAVILLHVSPTSVLFGADWGSVDLSISPSDVVGEDGTATHASKPSKQKLEDDFDAFTASKAGDLARPLREAQIPYKIHIVKDHDMRERLCLEVERLGLNAVIMGSRGFGAARRGKDGRLGSVSDYCVHHCVCPVVVVRYPDDKEAGDGGARAVVDV; the protein is encoded by the exons ATGTACGAAGTTCTACTCGAAAATGCAAAAAG CTCCGATCCTCAGCTCCCAACCATCA ACCACCATCCGGCTTCTCCCCGCCACTACTCTTCCCTGTCCGCAGCACTCACGTCCACCCCCACCGCCGGAGCCCGTTGCAAGATCGGCGTGGCTGTCGACCTATCTGACGAGTCCGCCCACGCCGTACGCTGGGCCGTCCAGCACTACATACGCCCCGGTGACGCTGTCATCCTACTCCATGTCAGCCCCACCTCCGTCCTCTTCGGCGCCGACTGGGGTTCCGTAGACCTCTCCATCTCTCCATCGGACGTGGTCGGAGAGGACGGCACTGCCACGCACGCCTCCAAGCCGTCCAAGCAGAAGCTGGAGGACGATTTCGACGCCTTCACGGCCTCGAAAGCCGGGGATCTCGCGAGGCCCTTGCGGGAGGCGCAGATCCCGTACAAGATTCACATCGTGAAGGACCACGACATGAGGGAGAGGCTCTGTCTGGAGGTCGAGAGGCTAGGCCTCAACGCCGTCATCATGGGGAGCAGGGGATTCGGTGCGGCACGCCGCGGCAAGGACGGTAGGCTCGGCAGCGTCAGCGACTACTGCGTCCACCACTGCGTCTGTCCTGTCGTCGTGGTTCGGTATCCGGATGACAAGGAGGCCGGCGATGGTGGCGCCCGAGCCGTGGTCGACGTGTAG
- the LOC121237440 gene encoding calcium-binding protein PBP1-like, which produces MAQYLALENYAVDFQDYFPSMIARLGAEAFIVELCNGFRLLMDCDKGLITFESLKRNSSLLGLYDIGDEELVCMLLEGDLDGDGALSQMEFCILMLRLSPGLKQDRSMRWPEDDFDVSF; this is translated from the coding sequence ATGGCACAATATCTGGCACTAGAGAATTATGCAGTCGATTTCCAGGACTACTTCCCGTCCATGATTGCACGGCTGGGAGCAGAAGCGTTTATAGTGGAGCTCTGCAACGGGTTTCGTTTGCTGATGGATTGCGACAAGGGTCTAATCACGTTTGAGAGCTTGAAGAGGAACAGTTCCCTGCTGGGGTTGTATGACATTGGGGATGAAGAGCTTGTGTGCATGCTTCTGGAAGGTGATCTTGACGGAGATGGGGCGCTGAGTCAGATGGAGTTTTGCATTCTCATGTTAAGGTTGAGCCCTGGCTTGAAGCAGGATAGATCTATGAGATGGCCGGAGGATGACTTTGATGTTAGTTTCTGA
- the LOC121237441 gene encoding LOW QUALITY PROTEIN: G-type lectin S-receptor-like serine/threonine-protein kinase At4g27290 (The sequence of the model RefSeq protein was modified relative to this genomic sequence to represent the inferred CDS: inserted 1 base in 1 codon): MEAFAYLFVCSLLLSLLRSSITLDTITPIQPIKDGDTLVSADRSFRLGFFSPGSSKSRYVGIWYLVSSEIVVWVANRDTPLNDHSGVLRITYEGVLVLLNSTNSTVWSSKTSRTPEIPVAQLLDTGNLVVKDGNFDDQGNFLWQSFDYPCDTLLPEMKLGKNLATGLDRFLSSWKSIEDPAQGVFSVRIDPRGLPQLVAMEGAAIKFRAGPWNGLAFSGNPGLRPNPIFNYTFVLNENEVYYENRLLNSSVFSRFVLNPSGIAERFTWIDRTHSWQRFLTSQLDQCENYAFCGAYATCNPNNSPVCACFEGFEPKSERNWNSNDWSDGCVRRTPLDCNDGDGFLKCTELKLPDTSSSWFDKTTSLKECEGLCLKNCSCTAYSNLDVREXGSGCLLWFGNLMDIRVFSEGGQELYLKLANSELDRLEKNKQPSKIKQASIIGSAILVTGILILGVITYIRKKRLRSKGMKKRIDKKDCDNEGLNEDMELTIFDLTVIANATDNFSSNNKLGEGGFGPVYKGTLLDGQVIAVKRLSKNSGQGPKEFKNEVQFIARLQHRNLVKLLGCCIQEDEKMLIYEYMPNKSLDFFIFDQTKIKLLDWHTRINIIGGIARGLLYLHEDSRLRVIHRDLKASNILLDNNMNPKISDFGLARSFGGDEVKSMTNRIVGTYGYMSPEYAVHGQYSVKSDVFSFGVLVLEIVSGKKNRGFCDPDHNLNLLGHAWRLLVEDRPMELVDGSVGDSITQSEALRCIQVGLLCVQHNPEDRPNMSSVVLMLSGESLLHKPRQPGFYIDSQKSDYSSSERATYSANGISTTLFEAR; this comes from the exons ATGGAAGCTTTTGCCTATCTTTTTGTGTGCTCTTTATTACTCTCCCTCTTAAGAAGCTCCATTACGCTAGACACCATTACCCCAATTCAACCAATTAAAGACGGCGACACTTTAGTTTCAGCTGATCGAAGTTTTCGATTGGGATTCTTCAGCCCAGGTAGTTCAAAGAGTCGATATGTGGGAATATGGTACTTAGTATCTTCTGAAATTGTTGTATGGGTAGCCAACAGAGACACTCCGCTTAACGATCACTCAGGAGTCTTAAGGATCACTTATGAGGGAGTTCTTGTCCTTCTCAACAGCACAAATAGTACTGTTTGGTCGTCTAAAACATCAAGGACTCCAGAAATTCCAGTTGCACAGCTCTTGGATACTGGAAATCTAGTTGTGAAAGATGGAAACTTTGATGACCAAGGTAATTTTTTGTGGCAAAGTTTTGATTATCCCTGTGACACGCTCCTACCGGAAATGAAGCTTGGAAAGAACTTGGCAACTGGTCTAGACAGGTTTCTATCATCTTGGAAGAGCATAGAAGATCCTGCTCAAGGTGTGTTTTCGGTAAGGATAGATCCCCGTGGGCTTCCGCAGTTAGTTGCTATGGAGGGAGCTGCAATCAAGTTTCGAGCGGGGCCATGGAATGGCCTTGCATTTTCGGGGAATCCTGGGTTAAGACCGAATCCGATATTTAATTATACGTTTGTGTTAAATGAGAATGAGGTCTATTATGAGAACAGACTACTAAACAGTTCGGTTTTTTCAAGATTTGTACTGAATCCGTCAGGCATAGCCGAACGCTTCACATGGATAGATCGGACACACAGTTGGCAGCGGTTCCTTACATCCCAGTTGGATCAGTGTGAAAATTATGCCTTCTGTGGTGCCTATGCTACCTGCAATCCCAATAACTCCCCAGTATGTGCATGTTTTGAGGGATTCGAACCCAAATCTGAAAGAAACTGGAATTCAAATGATTGGTCCGATGGCTGTGTTCGGAGGACGCCATTGGACTGCAATGATGGAGATGGCTTCTTGAAGTGCACGGAGTTGAAATTGCCCGACACATCTTCCTCCTGGTTTGATAAGACTACTAGCCTCAAGGAATGTGAGGGATTGTGTTTAAAAAACTGCTCTTGCACAGCATATTCAAATCTAGATGTTAGGG AGGGAAGTGGCTGCTTGCTTTGGTTCGGTAACCTGATGGATATTAGAGTATTCTCCGAGGGTGGACAAGAGCTATATTTAAAGCTGGCCAATTCAGAACTAG ATCGATTAGAGAAAAACAAGCAACCCAGCAAGATAAAACAAGCATCAATCATAGGCTCTGCAATATTAGTCACTGGAATTCTAATACTTGGAGTGATCACATATATACGGAAGAAGAGACTACGTTCCAAAG GAATGAAGAAAAGAATCGACAAGAAAGATTGCGACAATGAAGGCTTGAACGAAGACATGGAGTTGACGATATTTGATTTGACAGTCATAGCTAATGCCACCGATAACTTTTCAAGCAACAACAAGCTGGGAGAAGGTGGCTTTGGACCTGTCTATAAG GGTACACTGCTAGATGGGCAAGTGATAGCAGTAAAGAGGCTTTCAAAGAATTCAGGACAAGGACCAAAAGAGTTCAAAAATGAAGTTCAATTTATTGCCAGACTTCAGCACCGCAATCTCGTGAAGCTTCTCGGGTGTTGCATtcaagaagatgagaaaatgtTGATCTACGAATACATGCCTAACAAAAGCTTGGACTTCTTTATTTTCG ATCAGACGAAGATTAAATTACTAGACTGGCATACGCGCATAAACATCATTGGGGGGATTGCAAGAGGACTTCTCTATCTTCATGAAGACTCTAGGCTGAGAGTTATCCATAGAGATCTCAAAGCTAGCAATATCTTACTAGATAACAACATGAATCCAAAAATTTCGGACTTTGGCCTGGCTAGATCATTTGGGGGAGATGAAGTGAAGTCCATGACCAATAGGATTGTTGGAACATA TGGTTATATGTCTCCCGAGTACGCGGTGCATGGGCAGTACTCAGTAAAATCAGATGTATTTAGCTTTGGAGTTTTAGTGCTAGAGATCGTAAGTGGGAAGAAGAACAGGGGATTCTGTGATCCAGACCACAACCTTAATCTTCTTGGACAT GCATGGAGACTTTTGGTTGAAGACAGGCCAATGGAACTGGTCGATGGATCAGTAGGTGACTCTATCACTCAATCTGAAGCGTTAAGATGCATTCAGGTGGGTTTGTTATGTGTGCAACATAATCCAGAAGATAGACCAAACATGTCATCTGTGGTTCTCATGTTAAGTGGTGAGAGTTTACTGCATAAGCCAAGGCAGCCAGGTTTTTATATAGATTCACAGAAGTCAGATTATTCATCTAGTGAGCGTGCAACTTATTCAGCAAATGGAATCAGCACTACATTGTTTGAAGCACGGTGA